The following are from one region of the Takifugu rubripes chromosome 16, fTakRub1.2, whole genome shotgun sequence genome:
- the cdc42bpb gene encoding serine/threonine-protein kinase MRCK beta isoform X4 codes for MSAQVRLKRLEELLLEQKEAGCLSVEALLDLLLCLFTECSQSPLKREKHVADFLEWVKPFTTTVKDMRLHRDDFEMLKVIGRGAFGEVAVVKMKHTERVYAMKILNKWEMLKRAETACFREERDVLVRGDSQWITTLHYAFQDENFLYLVMDYYVGGDLLTLLSKFEDRLPEDMAKFYVAEMVLAIHSIHQQHYIHRDIKPDNVLLDVNGHIRLADFGSCLRMMEDGTVQSSVAVGTPDYISPEILQAMEDGMGRYGPECDWWSLGVCLYEMLYGETPFYAESLVETYGKIMNHEERFQFPSHVTDVSEDAKDLIQRLICSRECRLGLNGISDFKSHPFFGGIAWDNIRSAEAPYIPDVSSPTDTSNFDVDDDVLKNPEISPPMSHTGFTGQHLPFVGFTFTTNSCFADKGSIDQVESGLRQLEGGGGQEVEAFERRIRRLEQEKQELNRKLQESTQALQAPTRGGTLTRDKEIKKLNEEIERLKKKLADSDRLEHQLEEAVMLQQDYESSASKLKMLEKQVKMLRQEKDDVHKQLSDSLERLRSQSKELKEAHSQRKLALQEFSELSERMADLRSSKQRLSRQLRDKEEEMDALLQKLDAMRQEIRKTEKIRKELEAQLDDAKAEASKERKLREHSEVYSKQLETEVKSLKSQQGRGAPVGAAESQQELSRVKAELDKKILFYEEELLRRDSALSSEIKNLRKDLHESEGAQLTANKALLQLRDKLDKAKRDRQTEMDEAVTALKEKHEREKNLLTEENRKLTAENDKLCSFVDNLTAQNRQLEDDFQDLSSKKESVAHWEAQIAEIIQWVSDEKDARGYLQALATKMTEELETLRNSSLGTRPLDPLWKVRRSQKLDMSARLELQSALEAEIRAKQIVQEELRRVKAANINLESKIKDLEERIREMEDHVDTLKKEMEESRSRSDKGLKLPDFQDSIFDYFNTSPLAPDLTFRASLCSASSLLASWEDHTDVDATQQKSETTPSSHSTSSKHEDGKVAMVPATPPPTSQSTSLTSPKPRAHQLSIKMFSSPTQCTHCTSLMVGLTRQGYACEVCSFICHVSCKDHAPCVCPIPPEQAKRPQGIDVQRGIGTAYKGYVRIPKPSGVKKGWQRVFAMISDCKLFLYDVPEGKSTQSGVAASLVLDLRDEAFSVSSVLVSDVIHATTKDVPCIFKITSSQLISALSPVSLLVLAESEAEKRKWVRILEGLQSILTKNLLKSRQVHVLHEAYDASLPIIKSTLSAAILDRERIALGTEDGLFVVEVTRDVIVRASDSKKTYQIDLIPKEKVIALLCGRNRHVHLIPWEALEGAESTFDVKMTETKGCQALTTGLLRPGGPACLLAAVKRQVQCYEITRSKPNYKKLWEVQAPGTVQWLGIVRERLCVGYPSGFALLALQGETSPVSLVSPGDPSLAFLAQQSLGALHAVEVGSTELLLCFSQLGIYVDSQGKRSRTQELMWPSTPVAISSNASHLTVYSEYGIDVFDIHTTDWVQTTSLCKIRPLNVEGTLNLLSSEPSRLIYFSNSSSEGELTIPDKTDHSRKLMVRTRSKRKFLFKVPEEERLQQRREMLRDPELRSKMISNPTNFNHVAHMGPGDGMQVLMDLPLSVMPSSQDDSGKDRPRPLSSISRQQRSKTHITRTASDFGGGASSRSILDLDQDLDREPDSDSTKHSTPSNSSSPPSPNSPHRSQLTLDSMDMEP; via the exons ATGTCGGCTCAGGTCCGTCTGAAGCggttggaggagctgctgctggagcagaaggAGGCCGGATGTCTGAGCGTGGAGGCGCTGCTCgacctgctgctctgcctcttcaCCGAGTGCTCCCAGTCCCCCCTGAAGAGGGAGAAGCACGTTGCGGACTTCCTGGAGTGGG TCAAACCCTTCACCACCACCGTGAAGGACATGAGGCTGCACAGAGACGATTTCGAGATGCTGAAGGTGATTGGACGAGGAGCTTTTGGAGAG GTTGCCGTGGTGAAGATGAAGCACACAGAAAGAGTTTATGCCATGAAGATTCTCAATAAGTGGGAGATGTTGAAGAGAGCGGAG ACGGCGTGTTTCAGAGAGGAGCGAGACGTCCTCGTCAGAGGAGACAGTCAGTGGATCACGACGCTCCACTACGCCTTCCAGGATGAGAACTTCTTG TATCTGGTGATGGATTACTACGTAGGTGGAGACCTGCTGACTCTACTCAGTAAGTTTGAGGATCGTCTCCCTGAAGACATGGCTAAGTTCTACGTGgctgagatggtgctggccATTCACTCCATTCACCAGCAGCACTACATCCACAG AGACATTAAACCTGACAACGTCCTGCTGGACGTTAATGGTCACATCCGTCTGGCTGACTTTGGGTCGTGTCTGCGCATGATGGAAGACGGAACG GTCCAGTCCTCCGTGGCGGTGGGAACTCCGGACTACATCTCCCCAGAGATCCTGCAGGCTATGGAGGACGGAATGGGCCGCTATGGGCCGGAGTGCGACTGGTGGTCTCTGGGGGTGTGCTTGTATGAGATGCTGTATGGAGAGACGCCGTTCTACGCCGAGTCATTGGTGGAGACGTATGGAAAGATAATGAACCATGAG GAGCGTTTCCAGTTCCCCTCACATGTGACCGATGTGTCGGAGGATGCCAAAGATTTGATTCAGCGCCTGATCTGCTCCCGGGAATGTCGACTCGGTCTGAATGGGATCTCTGACTTTAAAAGTCATCCATTCTTTGGCGGGATAGCCTGGGACAACATCCGGTCTGCCGAGGCTCCATACATCCCAGACGTGTCCTCGCCCACTGACACATCCAACTTTGATGTAGATGACGATGTCCTGAAAAACCCG GAAATCAGCCCTCCCATGTCtcacactggtttcactggtcaGCATCTGCCCTTTGTTGGCTTCACCTTCACAACCAATAGTTGCTTTGCTGACAAAGGCTCCATCGACCAAGTGGAGTCTGGGCTGCGGCAgctggagggtggaggaggacaggaggtggAAGCCTTTGAGAGGAGGATCCGCCGGCTGGAGCAGGAAAAGCAGGAGCTGAACCGGAAGTTGCAGG AATCCACCCAGGCCCTGCAGGCCCCGACTCGAGGAGGAACTCTGACCCGAGACAAAGAGATCAAGAAGCTTAATGAAGAAATTGAACGGCTGAAAAAAAAGCTGGCAG ACTCTGATAGGCTGGAACATCAGCTGGAAGAGGCGGTGATGCTCCAACAGGACTACGAAAGCTCCGCCTCCAAATtgaagatgctggagaagcAGGTCAAGATGCTGAGACAGGAGAAGGACGACGTCCACAAG cagttgtCTGACTCTCTGGAGCGCCTCCGGAGTCAGTccaaggagctgaaggaggcacATTCTCAGAGGAAGCTGGCTCTGCAGGAGTTCTCCGAGCTGTCGGAGAGAATGGCCGATCTGCGCTCCTCCAAGCAGCGACTCTCCCGTCAACTGagggacaaagaggaggagatggatgcactgctgcagaaactggacGCCATGAGACAGGAGATCCGCAAGACTGAGAAGATTCGCAAGGAG CTGGAAGCTCAGCTGGATGATGCGAAGGCCGAAGCATCGAAGGAGAGGAAGCTGCGGGAGCACAGTGAGGTTTACTCCAAACAGCTGGAGACAGAAGTGAAGAGTCTGAAG TCTCAGCAGGGCAGGGGTGCACCAGTGGGGGCGGCAGAGTCCCAGCAGGAACTGTCACGGGTGAAGGCGGAGCTTGATAAGAAGATCCTGTTCTatgaagaggagctgctgagaaGGGACTCAGCCCTGTCCTCTGAGATCAAGAACCTCCGGAAAGACCTGCACGAGTCTGAGGGGGCGCAGCTTACTGCTAACAAGGCGCTGCTGCAGCTACGAGACAAGCTGGACAAGGCCAAGAGGGACAG acagacggagATGGATGAAGCTGTCACAGCTCTGAAAGAGAAGCATGAACGAGAGAAAAACCTGCTGACAGAAGAAAACCGcaaactgacagctgaaaatgATAAG cTCTGCTCGTTTGTGGACAACCTGACGGCTCAGAACCGTCAGCTGGAGGATGATTTTCAGGACTTGTCATCCAAAAAGGAGAGTGTTGCTCATTGGGAGGCCCAGATCGCAGAGATCATCCAGTG GGTGAGTGATGAGAAAGATGCCAGAGGGTACCTCCAGGCTTTGGCCACCAAGATGACAGAAGAGCTGGAAACACTTCGAAATTCCAGTCTGGGAACCAGGCCTCTG GACCCCCTGTGGAAGGTGCGTCGCAGTCAGAAGTTGGACATGTCGGCCCGGCTGGAGCTTCAGTCGGCTCTGGAAGCTGAGATCAGAGCCAAGCAGATAGTTCAGGAAGAACTGCGTCGAGTTAAAGCTGCTAACATCAACctggagag TAAGATAAAGGACTTGGAGGAGAGGatcagagagatggaggatcATGTGGACACACtaaagaaagagatggaggagagccgATCTCGCTCTGATAAAG GTTTGAAGCTTCCAGACTTCCAAGACTCCATCTTTGATTATTTCAACACGTCTCCTCTGGCTCCTGAcctcaccttcaga GCGTCACTTTGCTCCGCCTCTTCACTGCTTGCTAGCTGGGAAGAC CACACAGACGTAGATGCCACCCAACAGAAATCTGAGACCACGCCCTCCTCGCACTCCACCTCCTCCAAACACGAG GACGGTAAAGTAGCAATGGTCCCAGCAACCCCGCCCCCCACATCCCAGAGCACCAGTCTCACATCACCAAAG CCCAGAGCTCATCAGCTGAGCATCAAGATGTTCTCCAGCCCTACTCAGTGCACACACTGCACCTCCCTGATGGTCGGGCTCACCAGGCAGGGATACGCCTGTGAAG TGTGCTCCTTCATCTGCCATGTTTCCTGCAAAGACCACGCCCCGTGTGTCTGTCCAATCCCTCCAGAGCAAGCCAAGAGGCCGCAGGGCATCGATGTTCAGAGAGGCATTGGCACCGCCTACAAAGGTTATGTCAGG ATCCCCAAGCCCAGCGGCGTGAAGAAGGGCTGGCAGCGAGTCTTCGCCATGATCTCTGACTGTAAACTCTTTCTCTACGATGTTCCTGAAGGAAAGTCCACTCAATCAGGTGTGGCTGCGAGTCTGGTGCTGGATCTGAG AGATGAGGCCTTTTCTGTCAGCTCTGTCCTGGTATCAGATGTCATCCACGCCACCACCAAGGATGTCCCCTGCATTTTTAAG ATAACGTCGTCTCAGCTGATTTCAGCGCTGTCCCCTGTATCCCTTCTGGTGCTGGCTGAAAGTGAAGCGGAGAAGAGGAAGTGGGTCAGAATTCTGGAAGGTCTTCAGAGCATCCTGAccaagaacctgctgaagagccGTCAGGTCCATGTCCTCCATGAAGCTTATGATGCCTCCCTTCCTATCATCAAGTCCACCCTGTCGGCCGCCATTCTCG ATCGAGAAAGAATCGCTTTGGGGACAGAAGACGGACTTTTTGTTGTGGAGGTCACCAGAGACG TGATCGTACGAGCGTCCGACAGCAAGAAGACATATCAGATTGATTTGATCCCAAAAGAAAAGGTCATTGCCCTGCTCTGTGGTCGAAATCGTCATGTCCATCTTATTCCCTGGGAGGCTCTAGAAGGTGCTGAGTCCACCTTTGATGTAAAGATGACAGAGACCAAAGGCTGCCAGGCTCTGACCACAGGGTTGCTCCGCCCTGGAGGCCCTGCCTGTCTGCTAGCTGCCGTTAAACGCCAG GTTCAGTGTTATGAGATCACTCGATCGAAGCCCAACTATAAGAAGCTGTGGGAGGTGCAGGCTCCAGGAACGGTGCAGTGGTTGGGTATAGTGAGAGAGCGGCTCTGTGTGGGTTACCCTTCAGGATTCGCTCTGCTGGCCCTGCAGGGGGAGACATCCCCCGTCAGCTTGGTGAGTCCTGGTGACCCCTCTCTGGCATTCCTGGCCCAGCAGTCCCTGGGTGCCTTACACGCTGTGGAGGTGGGATCtacagagctgctgctctgcttcagccAGCTTGGAATCTATGTGGACTCACAGGGAAAACGGTCCAGAACCCAGGAGCTGATGTGGCCCTCCACACCGGTTGCAATCA GTTCTAACGCGTCACACCTGACCGTCTACAGCGAGTATGGAATTGATGTTTTTGACATTCACACCACAGACTGGGTTCAAACCACCTCCCTCTGCAAG ATCCGACCTCTCAACGTTGAAGGGACCTTAAACCTACTGAGTTCAGAACCTTCTCGTCTCATCTACTTCAGCAACAGTTCATCAG AGGGAGAGCTCACCATCCCAGACAAAACAGACCACAGCAGAAAGCTGATGGTTCGAACTCGCAGTAAGAGGAAGTTCCTCTTCAAAGTTCCAGAGGAAGAGCGACTCCAGCAGAGAAG ggagaTGCTCCGGGACCCTGAGCTCAGGTCAAAGATGATCTCTAACCCCACCAACTTCAACCATGTGGCTCACATGGGTCCAGGTGATGGGATGCAGGTTCTGATGGACCTCCCTCTG AGTGTGATGCCTTCCTCTCAGGACGACTCAGGGAAggacaggccccgcccactctccAGTATCTCTCGGCAACAGAGGAGTAAGACGCACATCACACGCACAGCCTCAG ATTTTGGAGGAGGAGCTTCATCACGCAGTATCTTAGATCTAGATCAAGACCTGGACCgagag CCGGACTCGGACTCCACCAAACATTCAACCCCCTCCAACAGCTCCAGCCCTCCCAGCCCCAACTCGCCCCACCGCAGCCAGCTGACCCTGGACAGCATGGACATGGAGCCCTGA